From Piscinibacter gummiphilus:
CGTAGTGGCGCTCGGAGCCGTCGGTCCAGTGCATGAGCACGATCGCCGAGCCACGGCCGCCTTCGAGGCCCAGCACGATCTCGTCCATGTAGGGCAGCTTGAAGGTCTGCAGTTGCTTCATGCCGAGCACGCGCTGGTAGAAATCGGCCGAGCGCTGCAGGTCACGCACGCCGATGCCGATGGCCCCCAGCGTGGCACGCGCGGCGGTGGAAGTCTCGGTGCTCATGGGTGTCTCCCGTGGTGGTTGTGAAGTCGGGCGGCAATCTAGCACCGGCACCAAAGCCGGGCGTTGCGTCCAGCCGAACGAGATGTTTTGCACGGTCGGCGGACACGCGTTCACGCGGCTGTCACAAGAGCACCCATGTGCACTCCCTCATCTCGGTGGAAGAGGGCACAACACGGCTTTTTCTGACATCCGTTACACGCCTGAGATGTCTATGCTTTCGCCATGGATGACATCGCCGCCTCGCTGAACAAGCTGAGCCTCTTGCAGATGGTCTGCGCATGGACGTTCGTCGCCTGCTACGCACTGGCGCTCGGCGGCATGCTCGAGGCCCGCGGCAGCCGGCGCGCAGCGGGCATCGCGGTGCTGGCGGCGGTGCTCTTCTGCGCGCTCGGCGAGAACTGGGTGCACGGCGCGCTGCTGGTGACGTTCGCCGTGGCCGGCATGGGCCTCTTCGTGGCAATGGCCTGGGTGCTCGCGCGCCTTGCGGGCTGGTTCGTCCACCGCGGCACTCCGGTGCAGCCGGCGGCGCCGGCACCCGTGCAGGCCAAGCCGCAGCCGATCGGCGTCATGCTGCGCGCCCTGTGGCGCTGGGAGGCCTGAGAAGGCCCCACCGATTCTTCGTTAGACAAGAAAAAAGGGCAGGTGCCACGCACCTGCCCTTTTGCTTGAAGCCGAAGCGATTACTTCTTGGCTTCTTCCTTCTTCTC
This genomic window contains:
- a CDS encoding VOC family protein, with product MSTETSTAARATLGAIGIGVRDLQRSADFYQRVLGMKQLQTFKLPYMDEIVLGLEGGRGSAIVLMHWTDGSERHYGSNGIKLVFYVPDPQATAQRFRDDGLEVVREPAPVPGLGNAVVGFAKDPDGHLIELLQATGRPA